A window of Candidatus Pantoea floridensis contains these coding sequences:
- a CDS encoding L-lactate MFS transporter has product MKTATNANYQRTRILTLIGTIITQFALGSVYTWSLFNGQLAQKLDAPISQVAFSFGLLSLGLAIASSLAGKLQERFGVRNVTIGAGILMALGFWLTAHADNLMMLYLSAGILVGLADGAGYLMTLSNCVKWFPERKGLISACSIGAYGLGSLGFKFICGALLSTQGLENTFMIWGVLAMSMIIFGALMMRDAPMQKSGGNALLEAKDYTLAQSMRLPQYWMLALMFLTACMSGLYVIGVAKDIGEGMVHLSAQTAANAVTVIAIANLSGRLILGVLSDKMARIRVITLAQIVSLAGMSILLFTHMNETTFFLSLACVAFSFGGTITVFPSLVSDFFGLNNLTKNYGLIYLGFGIGSVLGSLVASAFGGFTVTFSLIMTLLVISLVLSLSIRLPNRQTVAEPLLNN; this is encoded by the coding sequence ATGAAAACAGCAACCAACGCGAATTACCAACGTACTCGCATACTTACTCTAATCGGCACCATTATCACTCAGTTCGCTTTGGGCTCGGTTTACACCTGGAGCCTGTTTAACGGTCAGCTGGCACAGAAACTTGATGCGCCTATCAGCCAGGTGGCCTTCTCGTTTGGATTGCTCAGTCTTGGCCTGGCAATCGCATCATCACTGGCCGGGAAGTTGCAAGAACGTTTTGGCGTGCGCAACGTAACCATCGGCGCAGGTATTCTCATGGCGTTAGGGTTCTGGCTGACAGCTCATGCCGACAATCTGATGATGCTGTACCTCAGCGCCGGTATCCTGGTTGGACTCGCAGATGGTGCCGGTTATTTGATGACACTATCAAACTGCGTGAAATGGTTCCCTGAGCGCAAAGGACTGATTTCTGCCTGCTCTATTGGTGCATACGGATTAGGAAGTCTTGGTTTCAAATTTATTTGCGGTGCGCTGCTCAGCACTCAAGGCCTCGAAAACACCTTCATGATTTGGGGTGTCCTGGCCATGAGTATGATCATTTTCGGTGCGCTGATGATGCGTGATGCGCCCATGCAGAAAAGTGGTGGCAACGCGCTGCTTGAGGCAAAAGATTATACCCTCGCACAGTCGATGCGCTTACCGCAGTATTGGATGCTGGCACTGATGTTCCTGACGGCTTGCATGAGCGGTTTGTACGTCATTGGCGTGGCGAAAGATATCGGCGAGGGCATGGTGCATCTTAGCGCGCAGACAGCAGCGAATGCGGTGACGGTGATTGCAATAGCCAATCTCAGTGGTCGTCTTATTCTTGGTGTGCTTTCGGACAAAATGGCGCGTATTCGTGTGATTACGCTCGCGCAGATTGTCTCCCTGGCAGGTATGAGTATTCTGCTGTTCACTCACATGAATGAAACCACCTTCTTCCTGTCATTAGCCTGCGTCGCCTTTAGCTTTGGCGGTACCATCACCGTATTCCCGTCACTGGTGAGCGATTTCTTTGGGCTCAATAACCTGACCAAGAACTATGGCTTAATCTACCTCGGCTTCGGTATCGGCAGCGTACTGGGTTCTTTGGTCGCCTCTGCGTTCGGTGGTTTTACCGTCACCTTCAGCCTGATTATGACCTTGCTGGTGATTTCACTGGTCCTGTCGCTCAGCATCCGTCTGCCAAATCGTCAAACCGTGGCAGAACCTTTATTGAATAATTAA
- a CDS encoding DMT family transporter — MNLMLYLAVVMIWGTTWIAIFLQQEAAETPVLVAVFWRFLLASLVMLAILKLMRRLRALDKRDHLFCLLQGCCVFGFNFVCFYHAAAWISSGLESVIFSMAVLYNALNSWIFFRQRPSFRLLPAAVLGLGGIVALFWNDIQAAHPAPPLLWGVGLSALGTLGFSFGNMISLRHQRRQRDVLTTNSYAMLYGALVMAALALLNGDSLAPALNVQWLSAMGYLAIFGSVLGFGAYFTLVGRIGASQAAYSTLLFPLVALTLSTLYEGYHWHSNAIVGLVMILAGNMVMFVRWPTPRRLRPA, encoded by the coding sequence ATGAATTTAATGTTGTATCTTGCCGTTGTGATGATTTGGGGCACTACCTGGATCGCCATTTTCTTGCAGCAGGAAGCGGCTGAAACACCGGTATTGGTGGCGGTATTTTGGCGGTTTTTACTGGCTTCGCTGGTGATGTTGGCGATATTAAAACTGATGCGCCGCCTGCGCGCGCTCGATAAGCGCGATCACCTCTTTTGCCTGCTACAAGGCTGCTGTGTGTTTGGCTTTAACTTTGTCTGCTTCTACCATGCAGCGGCGTGGATTAGCAGCGGACTGGAGTCGGTCATCTTCTCAATGGCAGTACTTTACAACGCTCTCAACAGCTGGATTTTCTTTCGTCAACGCCCTTCGTTTCGTCTACTGCCTGCCGCGGTTCTTGGCCTTGGCGGCATTGTCGCGCTGTTCTGGAATGATATTCAGGCTGCGCATCCCGCCCCGCCACTGTTGTGGGGTGTGGGTTTGAGTGCGCTTGGTACCCTTGGTTTCTCATTCGGAAATATGATTTCCCTGCGTCATCAGCGTCGGCAGCGTGATGTGCTCACCACCAACAGCTACGCCATGCTTTACGGCGCGTTGGTGATGGCTGCATTGGCATTACTTAACGGCGACTCGCTGGCTCCAGCGCTGAACGTCCAGTGGCTATCCGCCATGGGCTATCTGGCGATATTCGGTTCAGTGTTGGGATTTGGCGCTTACTTCACGCTGGTGGGTCGTATCGGTGCCAGCCAGGCAGCGTATAGCACGCTACTCTTCCCGTTAGTGGCGCTCACGCTCTCAACCCTTTATGAGGGGTATCATTGGCACAGTAATGCCATTGTAGGCTTAGTCATGATTTTGGCAGGCAATATGGTGATGTTTGTACGCTGGCCTACGCCGAGGCGCTTGCGCCCGGCATGA